The DNA window ATGGGCATAGTTATGTGCTAAGTGTGGATGTGCATCATTGCATTTACCTGAAGCAGTTAGCATGCCAAAGCTTTACACATTAATCATTGCACTCGTTTAGCATTTCCATGTTATTTGTCGattaaaattatataagttatcaaaataatatgtgactactaatatgtgactaCACAGTAAAATCTCAGTTAGAAATTAGAAACTAATTGCTCCAACGATGCTCAAATTTGCACCTTAGTGTCAGTGTTGCATTAACCTTGGAGGATGTACCTATACTCATAATCTCTTATAATTTCCTGCCATTGATCTGTCAATTTATTGTGATAGTAAAGTAGTCAGTAAGCTGCGATAATTGCGTGGTGTACAtatagtttattttttattggGTGTTGATCTTCCTATGTCCTGCTTCTTCCGTATGCCTTTTGAGAATCGAAGTTTACATGGAACAGATTTTCCATCTGGGGTGTGGCTACAATATATTTTGGTGCGTCAAATTTTCCAGAAGTGGGTTTCCTTAGAGAGAGTTTTTGTCAAGTTTTGTCATTTACAATAGTTATGAAATTCCCCATCAGGTGGATATATCACCTGTGTCGTGGCATCTATTATATTTGGCTTTCTCCTTCAATTTTCCTATGATTATCACAAGATACAGGGTTGATTGAAACTACTGGTTAACTGATATTGTAGATTTGAAAGGTTTCTAAATTTCCCAAATGAGCTGCTGTTGGTTTGGCATATCGTTGTTGGAGCACTACACAACTTGTTACGTTATAATGCCATTCTGGTAGTTCTTTGATCCTATAAACCAATAACCTAACTATATATCAGATTCTTTGTGTTAATGCATCAGCTGAAAGTTACCATTTGTAATTTATTGTATTTCCCTACCTCACTAAATAAATTCAGTAGCTATTTATTAAATAGTCATGTAGTGGCTTAATCTAGTCTTTTTCGCAGACCAAGCAGCTCTAATCAGACCCCATCCAGCAATGGGCATTCCGATTTATTAGGTCCATTCCAATCGCTAAAATCGAAATCTTCTTCCGAGCGGAAAGTGTCTCCGGCCATGAACAGCTTGCAAGGTTATTACGGTCTTAGACATATAGATCAAAAGGGCACAGCAGGAGGCTTAGAGATGTCTTTGTACCCGAAAGGAGGAGCTCATTATCTAGAGGATGTGTCGTTCACGAAGTCTTCACCTATTTCGAACCCACCGCTGAGTCATCACAGAAAATCAAAGAGCGTAGCCAACGGTTTTGTCACAGAGAAATCTAATCTGATCGATCAGGTGTTGTCACAAGCCGCCGAAGATAGCGACTCAGATAACTGGATCATGAAGTTGGTGAAAAGTCACCAAAAATCTGAAGCTGATTTTATCAGCCTTACGCCAGAAAAGCTTCTGAAGGAGGAGAATAGCAGTGGCAGTGCAATTTCGGTAGTTACAGGCAGAGGCTTGGCTCTGAGGCCCAAGTCAGCCGGCCGAACTGTGTCAGGAGTCGATGCCGAAGCTGGTGGTGCCAACACAATTCCTTCAGGTCTGGGGGATTCTGTGCTTTCTGACAATGGAGTTCGAAAATCATCAAGCACATCAAGTTTGGACGACTCAGATACCAGCGCATTGTCATCCATATGGCCTGCATCAAAGTGGAGTTTGAAGCCCGATTTTCAGGCTCTTTCTAATGCAGTAATCGCTAGGCCCATCTTCGATGGCCTACCTAAACCAATGGGTCGAAGAAACAAAGCAGCCCTTGATTAGTCCTTTTCTTCCTACAAGCTGTCTTTTCTCTTTCAAATTCATCGAAATCTTGATTGGAATCAGTGGGATCGAAACGGTGCAAACGAGAAAGTGAAGGAATAAACATCTACAAAAATTGGATAGACTTCAATATAGTTTTGGCAGAACGGTAGAGACTGGGGGAGTTGAAGTTAATATTCATTTAAAGTTCAAGATCGCCTCGTGAGTGAGACGTGTAAAGACAATCTGGTACAGCATCTATATCCAGCATGGAATCCCTGATAGGAATTGTATATTACACACAATCTATGTGATTTGGCAAGAAGGGGAAAGGAGGAATTTGTTGTACCTATATTTACCTGTCAATATGCAATACACACGTGTATATGTCTTTGCctggaaatatatatatatttttatcttgTTCTGT is part of the Primulina tabacum isolate GXHZ01 chromosome 18, ASM2559414v2, whole genome shotgun sequence genome and encodes:
- the LOC142532727 gene encoding uncharacterized protein LOC142532727 → MEKESVMYENGGGGDLYAVTMAVGSSKSLPISSPPSTAVAVGANGGLNYILHHVSKFDTLAGVAIKYGVEVADIKRQNGLVTDLQMFALKTIQIPLPGRHPPSPSLSNAHDIPRRPSSSNQTPSSNGHSDLLGPFQSLKSKSSSERKVSPAMNSLQGYYGLRHIDQKGTAGGLEMSLYPKGGAHYLEDVSFTKSSPISNPPLSHHRKSKSVANGFVTEKSNLIDQVLSQAAEDSDSDNWIMKLVKSHQKSEADFISLTPEKLLKEENSSGSAISVVTGRGLALRPKSAGRTVSGVDAEAGGANTIPSGLGDSVLSDNGVRKSSSTSSLDDSDTSALSSIWPASKWSLKPDFQALSNAVIARPIFDGLPKPMGRRNKAALD